Proteins co-encoded in one Rudaeicoccus suwonensis genomic window:
- the acnA gene encoding aconitate hydratase AcnA, whose product MSSDSFGAKDTLKVGDQSYEIYRLDKVEGSKNLPFSLKVLLECLLRTEDGANITKDHINAVGQWDENATPDTEIQFTPARVIMQDFTGVPCVVDLATMREAVVDLGGDATKINPLAPAEMVIDHSVIIDVFGRPDAFEKNVEIEYGRNKERYQFLRWGQTAFDDFKVVPPGTGIVHQVNIEHLARTVMVRDGVAYPDSCVGTDSHTTMVNGLGVLGWGVGGIEAEAAMLGQPVSMLIPRVVGFKLTGEIPSGATATDVVLTITQMLREHGVVGKFVEFYGEGVASVPLANRATIGNMSPEFGSTCAIFPIDDVTLDYLRLTGRPDEQVTLVEAYAKEQGLWHDASVEPRFSERLELDLSTVVPSIAGPKRPQDRIVLADAKQQFSLDIKNYGVEGNFREAEVTSEDGKTYGLKDGAVVIASITSCTNTSNPSVMMAAALLAKNAVEKGLTVPPWVKTSMAPGSQVVTGYYDNAGLWPYLEKLGFYLVGYGCTTCIGNSGPLNEEISAAVQKDDLTVVSVLSGNRNFEGRINPDVKMNYLASPPLVIAYALAGTMNFDFETDPLGQDQAGNDVFLKDIWPAPTDVEQTIAGAMDRELFVKDYADVFAGDERWQSLPTPEGDTFEWAEDSTYVRKPPYFEGMAAKPSPVEDIKGARVLAKLGDSVTTDHISPAGSIKADSPAGRYLSEHGVQRRDFNSYGSRRGNHEVMVRGTFANIRLRNQLLDDVEGGYTRDFTKDGEQAAIYDAAQNYADAGIPLVILGGKEYGSGSSRDWAAKGTRLLGVKAVITESFERIHRSNLIGMGVLPLQFPQGQNIESLGLDGTESFDIEGVSALNDGGIPKTVHVTATKTDGAKVEFDADVRIDTPGEAEYYRNDGILQYVLRSLVSN is encoded by the coding sequence GTGAGCAGCGACAGCTTTGGTGCGAAGGACACCCTGAAGGTCGGGGATCAGTCCTACGAGATCTACCGCCTCGACAAGGTCGAGGGCAGCAAGAATCTGCCGTTCAGTCTCAAGGTGCTGCTGGAGTGTCTCCTACGGACCGAGGACGGCGCGAACATCACCAAGGACCACATCAACGCTGTCGGTCAGTGGGACGAAAACGCCACGCCCGACACCGAGATCCAGTTCACGCCGGCCCGCGTGATCATGCAGGACTTCACCGGTGTGCCGTGCGTGGTCGACCTGGCCACCATGCGTGAGGCCGTTGTCGACCTGGGCGGCGATGCCACCAAGATCAACCCGCTTGCTCCCGCCGAGATGGTCATCGACCACTCCGTCATCATTGACGTCTTTGGTCGTCCCGACGCCTTCGAGAAGAACGTCGAGATCGAGTACGGCCGCAACAAGGAGCGCTACCAGTTCCTGCGCTGGGGCCAGACCGCCTTCGACGACTTCAAGGTCGTGCCGCCGGGCACCGGCATCGTGCACCAGGTCAACATCGAGCACCTCGCCCGCACCGTCATGGTGCGCGACGGTGTCGCCTACCCCGACTCCTGCGTCGGCACCGACAGCCACACGACGATGGTCAACGGCCTGGGCGTGCTGGGCTGGGGCGTCGGCGGCATCGAGGCGGAGGCCGCGATGCTGGGCCAGCCGGTCTCGATGCTGATCCCGCGCGTCGTCGGCTTCAAGCTGACCGGCGAAATCCCTTCTGGTGCAACGGCGACCGATGTCGTGCTGACCATCACCCAGATGCTGCGTGAGCACGGCGTGGTCGGCAAGTTCGTGGAGTTCTACGGCGAGGGCGTCGCCTCGGTGCCGCTGGCCAACCGCGCGACCATCGGCAACATGAGCCCGGAGTTCGGGTCCACCTGCGCGATCTTCCCGATCGACGATGTCACCCTGGACTACCTGCGTCTCACCGGCCGTCCCGACGAGCAGGTCACGCTCGTCGAGGCCTACGCCAAGGAGCAGGGCCTGTGGCACGACGCGAGCGTCGAGCCACGGTTCAGTGAGCGTCTCGAGCTCGACCTGTCGACAGTCGTACCCTCGATCGCCGGTCCGAAGCGTCCGCAGGACCGTATCGTGCTGGCCGACGCCAAGCAGCAGTTCTCCCTGGACATCAAGAACTACGGCGTGGAAGGCAACTTCCGCGAGGCCGAGGTCACCAGTGAGGACGGCAAGACCTACGGCCTGAAGGACGGCGCCGTGGTGATCGCCAGCATCACCAGCTGCACCAACACCTCCAACCCGTCGGTGATGATGGCGGCTGCACTGCTGGCCAAGAACGCCGTCGAGAAGGGCCTGACGGTCCCGCCGTGGGTCAAGACGTCGATGGCGCCTGGTTCGCAGGTTGTGACCGGTTACTACGACAACGCCGGCCTGTGGCCCTACCTGGAGAAGCTCGGCTTCTACCTCGTCGGCTACGGCTGCACCACGTGCATCGGCAACTCCGGCCCGCTCAACGAAGAGATCTCGGCGGCCGTCCAGAAGGACGATCTGACAGTGGTTTCGGTGCTATCGGGCAACCGCAACTTCGAAGGCCGCATCAACCCCGACGTCAAGATGAACTACCTGGCCTCGCCGCCGCTGGTCATCGCCTACGCGCTCGCCGGAACGATGAACTTCGACTTCGAGACCGACCCGCTGGGTCAGGACCAGGCCGGCAACGACGTCTTCCTCAAGGACATCTGGCCGGCGCCGACCGACGTCGAGCAGACGATCGCCGGTGCGATGGACCGCGAGCTGTTCGTCAAGGACTACGCCGACGTCTTCGCCGGTGACGAGCGCTGGCAGTCGCTGCCCACGCCGGAGGGCGACACCTTCGAGTGGGCCGAAGATTCGACATACGTGCGCAAGCCTCCGTACTTCGAGGGCATGGCGGCCAAGCCGTCGCCGGTCGAGGACATCAAGGGTGCGCGCGTGCTGGCCAAGCTGGGGGACTCGGTCACGACCGACCACATCAGCCCGGCCGGTTCGATCAAGGCAGACAGCCCGGCTGGCCGTTACCTGTCGGAGCACGGCGTCCAGCGCCGCGACTTCAACTCCTACGGTTCGCGGCGCGGCAACCACGAGGTCATGGTGCGTGGCACCTTCGCCAACATCCGGCTGCGCAACCAGTTGCTGGACGATGTCGAGGGCGGCTACACCCGCGACTTCACCAAGGACGGCGAGCAGGCAGCGATCTACGATGCCGCGCAGAACTACGCGGACGCCGGCATCCCGCTGGTGATCCTGGGTGGCAAGGAGTACGGCTCCGGGTCGTCGCGCGACTGGGCGGCCAAGGGCACTCGACTGCTGGGCGTCAAGGCGGTCATCACCGAGTCCTTCGAGCGGATCCACCGGTCCAATCTGATCGGCATGGGTGTGCTGCCGCTGCAGTTCCCACAGGGGCAGAACATCGAGTCCCTCGGCTTGGACGGCACGGAATCCTTTGACATCGAAGGCGTTTCGGCACTGAACGATGGAGGCATTCCCAAGACTGTCCACGTCACGGCGACCAAGACGGACGGCGCGAAGGTCGAGTTCGACGCCGACGTGCGCATCGACACTCCCGGCGAAGCGGAGTACTACCGCAACGACGGCATCCTGCAGTACGTCCTGCGGTCCTTGGTCTCCAACTGA
- a CDS encoding OB-fold nucleic acid binding domain-containing protein — protein sequence MSLRTRVGQVAGRLTRSETALEQDELEQAARRHGGVPIGQTIDRSVTCCAGTVRCVSLRPRSGEVPALVVDLDDGTRTMNLIWLGRRRIGGIEPGVYLKVRGRVTFRKGVPTIFNPAYEIKPGP from the coding sequence ATGTCGCTGCGCACTCGCGTCGGGCAGGTGGCCGGGCGGCTCACCCGTTCGGAGACTGCTCTCGAGCAGGACGAGCTTGAGCAAGCCGCACGGCGTCACGGAGGTGTGCCGATCGGGCAGACCATCGACCGCAGTGTCACGTGCTGTGCCGGCACCGTGCGATGCGTCAGCCTGCGTCCTCGGTCCGGTGAGGTGCCTGCGCTGGTCGTCGATCTGGATGACGGCACGCGCACGATGAACCTGATCTGGCTGGGTCGACGCCGGATCGGCGGCATCGAGCCAGGTGTCTATCTGAAGGTGCGCGGACGCGTCACCTTTCGCAAGGGCGTCCCGACGATCTTCAATCCGGCATACGAGATCAAGCCCGGCCCCTGA
- a CDS encoding potassium channel family protein: MYFVIMGCGRVGSALALSLEQQGHEVAVIDQDEAAFRRLGPSFEGRRVTGLGFDRDTLIQAGIRDTYAFAAVSSGDNSNILAARVARETFDVEHVVARIYDPGRAEIYQRLGIPTVATVRWTSDQVLRRLLPQGAVPTHTDPSGRIMLTEIPPHSSWVGTSLRRMEEAAGARVGYLTRLGEGMLPAVDTVFQEGDLVQFLVGTDRLTAVEALLTSPRPHDL, from the coding sequence GTGTACTTCGTGATCATGGGTTGTGGGCGCGTCGGATCCGCGCTCGCGCTGAGCCTGGAGCAGCAGGGCCACGAGGTGGCCGTCATCGACCAGGACGAAGCGGCCTTCCGCCGGTTAGGCCCGTCCTTCGAAGGTCGTCGCGTCACCGGGCTGGGCTTCGACCGGGACACGTTGATCCAGGCCGGCATCCGCGACACCTACGCCTTCGCTGCAGTGAGCAGCGGTGACAATTCCAACATCCTGGCTGCGCGCGTAGCGCGGGAGACCTTCGATGTCGAACACGTCGTCGCCCGCATCTACGACCCCGGGCGGGCCGAGATCTATCAGCGGCTCGGGATCCCCACCGTCGCAACCGTTCGCTGGACCAGCGACCAGGTGTTGCGCCGACTGCTGCCGCAGGGCGCCGTACCGACACACACCGATCCCAGCGGCCGGATCATGTTGACCGAGATCCCGCCGCACTCCTCGTGGGTGGGCACGAGCCTGCGACGCATGGAGGAGGCTGCCGGTGCTCGTGTCGGCTATCTGACGCGGCTCGGCGAGGGCATGCTCCCGGCCGTGGACACGGTCTTTCAGGAAGGTGACTTGGTGCAATTCCTGGTCGGGACCGACCGACTCACCGCCGTCGAGGCCCTGCTGACGTCGCCTCGCCCGCACGACCTCTGA
- a CDS encoding DUF3710 domain-containing protein has product MAIFRRKAKDDADDSAVVSDATELDESVEEETDEVDADASLDEESDDGEADEAAEDDAPDRLPRPFDLDRTDGPFDESEVDDLDSRLAFGSIAIIPEATMELRLDVDDSGTEITGMTAVQGESACQLQVFAAPKTSGIWDSIRDEIADNLIAGGGTAEEKMGPLGIELHARMPARGADGRTTYSPARFVGVDGPRWFLRAVLSGRAAVDDAAGEPLIAFIRRSVVIRGSQARAPRELLPLRIPDEVAAQQPEVDPNAAPDHLQDKSDTADDFKPFERGPEITEVR; this is encoded by the coding sequence GTGGCGATCTTCCGACGGAAGGCCAAGGACGACGCTGACGACTCCGCCGTCGTCTCCGACGCGACCGAACTGGACGAATCCGTCGAGGAGGAGACCGACGAGGTCGACGCCGACGCATCGCTGGACGAAGAATCCGACGACGGGGAGGCCGACGAAGCAGCTGAGGACGACGCGCCTGACCGGCTGCCGCGTCCGTTCGACCTTGACCGCACGGACGGCCCCTTCGACGAGTCTGAGGTCGACGACCTCGACAGCCGACTGGCATTCGGGTCGATCGCGATCATCCCCGAGGCGACCATGGAGTTGCGCCTCGACGTCGACGACTCGGGCACGGAGATCACCGGTATGACGGCGGTCCAAGGCGAATCCGCCTGCCAGCTGCAGGTTTTCGCGGCGCCCAAGACCAGCGGTATCTGGGACAGCATCCGTGACGAGATCGCCGACAATCTCATCGCCGGTGGCGGTACCGCCGAGGAGAAGATGGGTCCGCTCGGCATCGAGTTGCACGCCCGGATGCCGGCGAGGGGTGCCGACGGTCGCACGACATACTCCCCGGCTCGCTTCGTGGGCGTCGACGGGCCGCGCTGGTTCCTGCGCGCAGTGCTCTCGGGTCGTGCGGCTGTCGACGACGCCGCCGGCGAGCCGCTGATCGCCTTCATCCGTCGCAGCGTGGTGATCCGCGGCAGCCAGGCCCGCGCACCCCGCGAGCTGCTGCCGCTGAGGATCCCCGACGAGGTTGCCGCGCAGCAGCCTGAGGTGGACCCCAACGCCGCGCCCGACCACCTGCAGGACAAGTCGGACACCGCCGACGACTTCAAGCCGTTCGAGCGCGGACCGGAGATCACCGAGGTCCGCTGA
- a CDS encoding APC family permease, with amino-acid sequence MSVTGRAVKRLVVGRAMRSDRLGETLLPKKLALPIFASDALSSVAYAPDEIFLTLGTAGGTFAFTHSWMITACVIFVMAVVVMSYRQNVHAYPSGGGDYEVATTNLGPKAGLTVASALLVDYTLTVAVSVSSGVQNAASAMPFLHGHEALVAVLLVVGLTAMNLRGVRESGSFFAIPVYLFMLGIFALAIVGVIRKLAGDLPLAESAKYTLAPQPHMDSLSQIAVMFLLLRAFSSGCAALTGVEAISNGVPAFKKPKSKNAASTLLLMGSISVAMLVSIITLANWTGVHIQDPEHPGNLLLHGVPVKGYNEDTVIGQLSHAVFHGFPLGILFVAIVTGVILVLAANTAFNGFPVLASILARDGWLPRQLHTRGDRLAYSNGILILAAVAILLIVVYDAEPTRLIQLYIVGVFVSFTTSQTGMIRHWNRLLRAEQNPAERKRMRRSRVINAIGAVMAGIVLVVVLLTKFTHGAGYAVAAMVVLFFVMGQIRRHYTRVREELALEDDGDDQLLPSRVHAVVLVSKLHKPTMRALAYARATRPSVLEAITVDVDPEETAALQADWERRQIPITLKTVASPYREITRPVVQYVKSVRRDSPRDVVMIYIPEYVVGKWWEQLLHNQSALRLKSRLLFTPGVLVASVPWQLRSSQGHELRYDAPAAGSVRRGQ; translated from the coding sequence GTGTCAGTGACAGGTCGGGCCGTCAAGCGCCTCGTGGTCGGGCGGGCGATGCGCAGCGACCGCCTCGGGGAGACGCTGCTGCCCAAGAAGCTGGCGCTGCCGATCTTCGCCAGTGACGCGCTGTCATCGGTCGCCTATGCCCCTGACGAGATATTCCTGACGCTGGGCACAGCGGGCGGCACCTTCGCCTTCACACACTCATGGATGATCACCGCCTGTGTCATCTTCGTGATGGCGGTCGTCGTCATGTCGTACCGGCAGAACGTCCACGCCTATCCCTCCGGCGGCGGTGACTACGAGGTCGCCACGACCAACCTCGGGCCGAAGGCCGGTCTCACCGTCGCGTCGGCGCTGTTGGTCGACTACACCCTGACCGTGGCGGTGTCGGTGTCGTCCGGCGTGCAGAACGCCGCATCCGCGATGCCCTTCCTGCATGGTCACGAAGCCCTGGTTGCGGTCTTGCTCGTCGTGGGCCTGACGGCGATGAACCTGCGCGGTGTGCGCGAGTCCGGGTCGTTCTTCGCCATACCTGTCTATCTGTTCATGCTCGGCATCTTCGCGCTGGCGATCGTCGGCGTCATCCGCAAACTGGCCGGCGACCTGCCGCTGGCGGAGAGCGCGAAATACACCCTCGCCCCGCAGCCGCACATGGACAGCCTGTCGCAGATCGCGGTGATGTTCCTGCTGCTGCGCGCGTTCTCCAGCGGATGTGCGGCCCTGACCGGTGTCGAGGCGATCTCGAACGGCGTGCCTGCGTTCAAGAAACCGAAGAGCAAGAACGCAGCCTCGACACTGCTGCTGATGGGCAGCATCTCGGTCGCGATGCTGGTGTCGATCATCACGCTGGCGAACTGGACCGGCGTGCACATCCAGGACCCGGAGCATCCGGGGAACCTGCTGCTGCACGGTGTGCCGGTCAAGGGGTACAACGAGGACACCGTCATCGGCCAGCTGTCACACGCGGTCTTCCATGGGTTCCCGCTCGGCATCCTGTTCGTGGCGATCGTCACCGGTGTGATCCTGGTGCTCGCCGCCAATACCGCATTCAACGGATTCCCGGTGCTCGCCTCGATCCTCGCCCGCGACGGATGGCTCCCGCGGCAGTTGCACACGCGCGGTGACCGGCTGGCGTACTCCAACGGCATCCTGATCCTTGCTGCCGTCGCGATCCTGCTCATCGTCGTGTATGACGCAGAGCCCACCCGGCTCATCCAGCTCTACATCGTTGGCGTCTTCGTGTCCTTCACCACCAGCCAGACCGGCATGATCCGGCACTGGAACCGGCTGCTGCGCGCCGAACAGAACCCCGCGGAGCGCAAACGGATGCGGCGCTCGCGGGTGATCAACGCGATCGGTGCGGTCATGGCCGGCATCGTGCTCGTGGTGGTGCTGCTGACCAAGTTCACCCACGGCGCCGGTTACGCCGTCGCGGCGATGGTCGTGCTCTTCTTCGTGATGGGGCAGATCCGGCGCCACTACACGCGGGTGCGTGAGGAGTTGGCGCTGGAGGACGACGGCGACGACCAGCTGCTGCCCTCGCGGGTGCATGCGGTGGTGCTGGTGTCGAAGCTGCACAAGCCGACGATGCGCGCGTTGGCGTATGCGCGCGCGACGCGTCCTTCGGTGCTCGAGGCCATCACGGTCGACGTCGATCCGGAGGAGACCGCGGCCCTGCAGGCGGACTGGGAGCGCCGCCAGATCCCGATCACGTTGAAGACGGTGGCATCTCCATACCGCGAAATCACCCGTCCGGTGGTGCAATACGTCAAGTCGGTGCGGCGCGACAGCCCCCGCGACGTGGTGATGATCTACATCCCCGAATACGTGGTCGGAAAGTGGTGGGAGCAGTTGTTGCACAACCAGTCGGCGCTGCGGCTCAAGTCTCGGTTGCTGTTCACGCCGGGGGTGCTCGTGGCGAGTGTGCCGTGGCAGTTGCGGTCGTCGCAGGGCCATGAGCTTCGGTATGACGCTCCCGCGGCCGGCTCAGTGCGGCGCGGCCAGTGA
- the dut gene encoding dUTP diphosphatase yields MTMRVQVRQLDPELPLPAYARPADAGLDLYARTTATLRPGERGLVATGIAIALPEGYAAFVHPRSGLATRHGVTTLNGPGTVDAGYRGEILVNLINHDPQQAFTIERGDRIAQLVVQRVETIEWDPVDSLPDSVRGETGHGASGGFAGA; encoded by the coding sequence ATGACGATGCGTGTGCAGGTGCGGCAACTCGATCCCGAGTTGCCGCTGCCGGCATACGCTCGCCCGGCGGATGCAGGTCTCGACCTGTATGCACGGACAACCGCGACGCTGCGGCCGGGGGAGCGGGGGCTGGTCGCAACGGGCATCGCGATCGCCCTGCCCGAGGGGTATGCCGCATTTGTGCATCCTCGCTCAGGTCTTGCGACCCGGCACGGTGTCACGACGCTCAACGGGCCGGGCACGGTCGATGCGGGATACCGCGGCGAGATCCTGGTGAACCTCATCAACCACGACCCGCAGCAGGCGTTCACGATCGAGCGCGGTGATCGCATCGCACAGCTTGTCGTCCAACGGGTCGAGACGATCGAGTGGGACCCGGTCGATTCGCTTCCGGACTCGGTCAGGGGCGAGACTGGCCATGGGGCCAGCGGCGGTTTCGCCGGCGCATAA
- a CDS encoding DUF4193 domain-containing protein, with the protein MATDYDAPRKTDDDIDNDSIEELKARRVDKNTASVDVDETEQAEGFELPGADLSGEELSVQVIPRQADEFTCSKCFLVHHRSQLAKEVAGLPVCSECAA; encoded by the coding sequence ATGGCAACGGATTACGACGCACCGCGCAAGACAGACGATGACATCGACAACGATTCCATCGAAGAACTGAAGGCCCGCCGCGTCGACAAGAACACCGCGAGTGTCGATGTCGACGAGACCGAGCAGGCCGAAGGCTTCGAACTCCCCGGCGCCGACCTCTCCGGTGAGGAGTTGTCGGTGCAGGTCATTCCGCGTCAGGCGGACGAGTTCACCTGCTCCAAGTGCTTCCTGGTGCACCACCGCAGCCAGTTGGCCAAGGAGGTCGCCGGACTTCCGGTCTGCAGCGAGTGCGCGGCCTGA
- a CDS encoding GntR family transcriptional regulator, which produces MEIVLEPQSRTPIYQQLRDRIVEAIAGGGLRYGEALQSVRGLAVAFGINPATVVKAYDSLREDGFLTTNAKSGSVVACDPDHPVQSSPSFDWHDRVRMLFAEEIAKGVPLQSLLDECDAVATSFTGADRGLQA; this is translated from the coding sequence GTGGAGATCGTTCTGGAACCGCAGTCGCGGACACCGATCTACCAGCAGTTGCGCGACCGCATCGTCGAGGCGATCGCAGGTGGCGGACTGCGCTACGGAGAGGCCCTGCAGTCGGTTCGCGGGTTGGCCGTGGCCTTCGGTATCAATCCGGCGACCGTCGTGAAGGCCTACGACAGTCTGCGTGAGGACGGCTTTCTGACGACGAATGCCAAGTCCGGATCGGTGGTTGCCTGCGACCCCGATCATCCGGTGCAGTCGTCGCCATCATTCGACTGGCACGACCGCGTGCGGATGCTCTTCGCCGAAGAGATCGCCAAGGGCGTGCCCCTGCAGTCGCTGTTGGACGAATGCGATGCAGTCGCAACGAGTTTCACGGGAGCAGACAGGGGATTGCAGGCATGA
- a CDS encoding potassium channel family protein — protein sequence MRVVIVGAGSVGRSIARELILGGHQILMIDKDADESRSRSVPEASWLLADACETSTLHEADLANCDVVVCATGDDKVNLVVSLLAKTEFGIGRTVARVNNPKNEWMFDEAWGVDVAVSTPRLMTALVEEAVSVGDLVRLFQFQQGKATMVEITVPDDSPNVGRAVGQLSLPPECVLVGIIRDEKPIAPSPDDAIEALDELLLLATPEAEASLGAVLTGRPADQIRTHAPND from the coding sequence ATGCGCGTTGTCATCGTCGGTGCCGGAAGCGTCGGCCGCTCGATCGCCCGCGAACTCATCCTCGGCGGTCACCAGATCCTGATGATCGACAAGGATGCCGACGAGTCCCGCTCTCGTTCGGTCCCCGAGGCCTCGTGGCTGCTGGCCGACGCCTGCGAAACGTCGACCCTGCACGAGGCCGACCTGGCCAATTGCGACGTCGTGGTGTGCGCGACCGGCGACGACAAGGTCAATCTGGTCGTGTCCCTGCTCGCGAAGACCGAGTTCGGCATCGGCCGCACCGTCGCCCGGGTCAACAACCCCAAGAACGAGTGGATGTTCGACGAGGCGTGGGGCGTCGACGTCGCCGTCTCGACGCCCCGGCTGATGACGGCGCTGGTCGAGGAGGCCGTCAGCGTCGGTGACCTGGTGCGACTGTTCCAGTTCCAACAGGGCAAGGCCACGATGGTCGAGATCACCGTCCCCGACGACAGCCCCAACGTCGGCCGCGCAGTGGGCCAGTTGAGCCTTCCGCCTGAGTGCGTCCTGGTCGGCATCATCCGCGACGAGAAACCGATCGCGCCCAGCCCCGACGACGCGATCGAGGCACTGGACGAATTGCTGCTGCTGGCGACCCCCGAGGCCGAGGCCTCGCTGGGCGCCGTGCTCACCGGCCGGCCGGCGGACCAGATCCGCACGCACGCGCCGAACGACTGA
- a CDS encoding PIN domain-containing protein, whose translation MTTRFLVDNSVVQRLGKPVIRHAWDQLVDQGVISTCLPVMLEAGYSARSAREHTQLLALEQLAKVVLPPTPEVLTFALQIQANLFAAGKGRSAGISDIQIAATALHHSTPTDQVVVVHYDADFEHIKSVTPELTLQWIVPRGTVD comes from the coding sequence GTGACGACCCGCTTCTTGGTCGACAACTCCGTCGTACAGCGCCTTGGCAAACCCGTCATCCGCCACGCGTGGGACCAACTCGTGGATCAGGGAGTCATCTCGACCTGCCTGCCAGTGATGCTGGAGGCCGGCTACTCGGCGCGGTCTGCTCGCGAACACACACAACTGCTTGCTCTGGAACAGCTGGCCAAAGTTGTGCTGCCGCCGACTCCCGAGGTTCTGACATTCGCGCTACAGATCCAGGCCAACCTCTTTGCCGCTGGGAAGGGACGCTCCGCTGGCATCAGCGACATCCAAATCGCTGCGACGGCACTCCATCACTCGACTCCGACAGACCAGGTGGTCGTCGTGCATTACGACGCGGACTTCGAGCACATCAAAAGCGTCACTCCTGAGCTCACCCTGCAATGGATCGTGCCACGAGGAACCGTCGACTGA
- a CDS encoding type II toxin-antitoxin system VapB family antitoxin: protein MTKTLIDLDDELIRRAQEVSGISTKKGVVMAALEEMVRRDDLRRYADYIASGAVDDLADPDVMRAAHR, encoded by the coding sequence ATGACGAAGACATTGATCGACCTCGACGACGAACTCATCCGTCGAGCCCAGGAAGTGTCGGGCATCTCAACGAAGAAGGGCGTCGTCATGGCGGCATTGGAGGAAATGGTCCGTCGCGACGACCTGCGGCGGTATGCCGACTACATCGCTTCGGGCGCGGTTGACGATCTGGCCGACCCGGACGTGATGCGGGCAGCGCACCGGTGA
- a CDS encoding class I SAM-dependent RNA methyltransferase, which yields MAGQEHEVLIGDVAHGGHCVARLDGRVVFVRHALPGEQVRIRITDGTTTSKFLRADAVQIVQASPQRRPAPCAYAGPGACGGCDWQHASAAYGRELKTMVVREQLRWLAGLEWAGEVEAVPGDADGLRWRTRVEFATAAGGRLGLRKHRSHDVVPVEDCLIAVPEVAASGVLSSVVETGVTGLDIAVSSDGSVTSVDLPLVGDVPNVVETVVVPQLGEGDFEVSARGFWQVHPGAAGTFVSEVLDGLQPAAGDRVLDLYSGVGVFTAFLAEEVGDDGRVLGLEGDSRAVRDAALNLAEVSQAEVRRADIGRRGWIDVVTQRLDRVDLVVLDPPRTGAGRAVIEATLQLRPRRAAYVACDPAALARDLSYAAEQGYQVRSLRAFDAFPMTHHVECIAILEPSNQVLVADD from the coding sequence ATGGCAGGTCAAGAGCACGAGGTGCTCATCGGCGATGTCGCGCACGGCGGTCACTGCGTCGCTCGACTCGACGGTCGCGTCGTCTTCGTGCGCCACGCGCTGCCGGGGGAGCAGGTCCGGATCCGGATCACCGACGGCACGACGACCTCGAAGTTCCTGCGCGCGGATGCCGTGCAGATCGTGCAGGCGTCCCCGCAACGGCGGCCTGCCCCGTGCGCGTATGCCGGGCCCGGCGCCTGCGGCGGATGCGACTGGCAGCACGCGTCTGCGGCATACGGGCGCGAGCTGAAGACGATGGTGGTGCGTGAGCAGTTGCGATGGCTTGCCGGGCTCGAGTGGGCCGGGGAGGTCGAGGCCGTGCCGGGCGATGCGGACGGTCTGCGATGGCGCACGCGGGTCGAGTTCGCGACAGCCGCGGGCGGCCGGTTGGGGTTGCGCAAACATCGTTCGCACGATGTGGTGCCGGTCGAGGATTGCCTGATCGCGGTGCCGGAGGTGGCTGCATCGGGTGTGCTCTCGTCGGTGGTCGAGACCGGTGTGACCGGTCTCGACATCGCGGTGAGCTCTGACGGATCGGTGACTTCCGTCGACCTGCCACTGGTGGGTGATGTGCCGAATGTCGTTGAGACCGTGGTTGTTCCGCAGCTGGGTGAAGGTGACTTCGAAGTCTCGGCACGTGGCTTCTGGCAGGTGCACCCCGGCGCCGCGGGCACCTTCGTGTCTGAGGTGCTCGATGGTCTGCAGCCCGCGGCGGGCGATCGGGTGCTCGATCTCTACAGCGGTGTCGGGGTGTTCACGGCCTTCCTCGCGGAGGAGGTGGGAGACGACGGGCGCGTGCTCGGGCTCGAAGGCGACTCGCGTGCGGTGCGGGATGCGGCGCTGAACCTTGCGGAGGTCTCGCAGGCGGAGGTTCGTCGGGCGGACATCGGCCGGCGCGGATGGATCGACGTCGTGACGCAGAGGCTCGACCGCGTCGACCTCGTCGTGCTCGACCCGCCGCGGACCGGAGCCGGGCGCGCGGTGATCGAGGCGACCTTGCAGCTGCGGCCGAGGCGGGCGGCATACGTCGCGTGCGATCCGGCTGCCTTGGCACGTGATCTGTCGTATGCCGCGGAGCAGGGTTATCAGGTGCGCTCGTTGCGGGCGTTCGACGCCTTCCCGATGACGCATCACGTCGAATGCATCGCCATACTCGAGCCGTCGAATCAGGTTCTCGTAGCTGACGATTGA